A window of Poseidonibacter antarcticus contains these coding sequences:
- a CDS encoding methylated-DNA--[protein]-cysteine S-methyltransferase produces MREYKTKTKEIILTTTIDTPFGQMFAAASKKGIVMLCYFTPFNIEARIDILKKSFDTDVIPAECEYFDMLRVQLDEYFNKKRTSFELPMQFLGSTFQIEVWKELLNIPYGTTQSFSTFASKIDSLQTQRATAKAIESPLAQNMLNIIVPCHRIQKDDQSTNVYAGGEKAKAFLLDLESKRV; encoded by the coding sequence ATGAGAGAATATAAAACAAAGACAAAAGAAATAATACTAACAACTACAATAGATACTCCATTTGGTCAAATGTTTGCAGCTGCTTCAAAAAAAGGAATTGTAATGCTTTGTTACTTTACACCTTTTAATATAGAAGCTAGAATTGATATTTTAAAAAAGAGTTTTGATACTGATGTTATTCCAGCAGAGTGTGAATACTTTGATATGCTAAGAGTTCAGCTTGATGAATATTTTAATAAAAAAAGAACAAGCTTTGAATTACCAATGCAATTTTTAGGTTCAACATTTCAAATAGAAGTATGGAAAGAGTTATTAAATATACCCTATGGTACTACACAGAGTTTTTCTACATTTGCTTCAAAGATTGATAGCTTACAAACACAAAGAGCAACAGCTAAGGCAATTGAAAGTCCACTGGCACAAAATATGTTAAATATTATAGTTCCTTGTCATAGAATCCAAAAAGATGATCAAAGTACTAATGTATATGCAGGAGGAGAAAAAGCAAAAGCTTTTTTATTAGATTTAGAAAGTAAAAGAGTT
- a CDS encoding ADP-ribosylglycohydrolase family protein: MNTQLKQELDDKKLKGAFFGAIVGDALCLGSHYEYDAKKIYEAYGQKPIEKFMSPGEMMGGETHGIGWGQRNYHPGKSAGGTTDYGDYNILVLEHLASIANPPRAFEVAPMLPHWMNRLEHSWGSWICTMTKETYSQVKNGTAVEYLGGISNATAIRHVAAHSYYETEEEIVDVARKAMFTHKDFYALGGGEFFARVTHRVLRGEEPRSAIEDVAILMGGFFEEKTKQAIEKYEEATNPQSDLSKELFCDDLAITSMARLWDIGRSEPIKVGKASPTEGTMPGSIYFILKYANEKDGLKKALQANAMVGGDNASRAIAIGMVLGAYFGVDAIPNEWKETLDQWDYCENLLNKLPLLQK; this comes from the coding sequence ATGAATACGCAATTAAAACAAGAATTAGATGATAAAAAATTAAAAGGTGCATTTTTTGGTGCAATCGTTGGTGATGCTTTATGTTTAGGTTCACACTATGAGTATGATGCAAAAAAGATATATGAAGCTTATGGACAAAAACCAATAGAAAAGTTTATGAGTCCTGGTGAAATGATGGGAGGAGAAACTCACGGTATTGGTTGGGGTCAAAGAAACTATCATCCAGGAAAAAGTGCAGGAGGAACTACAGATTATGGTGATTATAATATCTTAGTTTTAGAACACCTAGCAAGTATTGCAAATCCTCCTAGAGCTTTTGAAGTAGCACCTATGCTTCCACATTGGATGAATAGATTAGAACACTCTTGGGGTTCATGGATTTGTACTATGACAAAAGAGACATACTCTCAAGTTAAAAATGGAACAGCTGTTGAGTATCTTGGCGGTATTTCAAATGCAACAGCAATAAGACACGTGGCAGCTCACTCATACTATGAAACAGAAGAAGAGATAGTTGATGTTGCAAGAAAAGCTATGTTTACACATAAGGACTTTTATGCTCTTGGTGGTGGTGAGTTTTTTGCTCGCGTTACTCATAGAGTTTTAAGAGGTGAAGAGCCAAGGTCTGCAATTGAAGATGTTGCAATTTTAATGGGTGGTTTCTTTGAAGAAAAAACAAAACAAGCAATTGAGAAATATGAAGAAGCTACAAATCCTCAAAGTGATTTATCAAAAGAGTTATTTTGTGATGATTTAGCAATTACTTCAATGGCAAGACTTTGGGATATTGGAAGAAGTGAGCCTATTAAAGTAGGAAAAGCTAGTCCAACTGAAGGAACAATGCCTGGAAGTATTTACTTTATACTAAAATATGCAAACGAAAAAGATGGTCTTAAAAAAGCCCTACAAGCAAATGCAATGGTAGGTGGAGATAATGCCTCAAGAGCAATTGCAATTGGAATGGTATTAGGTGCATATTTTGGTGTTGATGCAATTCCTAATGAATGGAAAGAGACTTTGGATCAATGGGATTATTGTGAGAACTTATTAAATAAATTGCCTTTATTACAAAAGTAG
- a CDS encoding response regulator transcription factor, with protein sequence MNKHLNDKIKVLYVEDDEVARENGIEYLENYFKNIYEAGDALSALRLYEKHQPHLIITDIQMPKLNGLEFIQRIRQNDKKVQVIVISAFSHKDYLFKAIELQLVKYLIKPVKENEFEEALNLCIESITNNTSNIYTLNDECTFDIFNHTLVYKNEIVKLRTKEIDFLTLLLTNKNRYVSYSEIENYVWNDSVMSKDALKTLVKNIKTKIPKELISNLSGTGYKIEYAHI encoded by the coding sequence ATGAACAAACACTTAAATGACAAAATAAAAGTACTCTATGTAGAAGATGATGAAGTTGCTAGAGAAAATGGTATAGAGTACTTAGAAAACTATTTTAAGAATATATATGAAGCAGGTGATGCTTTAAGTGCATTAAGGCTTTATGAAAAGCATCAACCTCATCTAATCATTACAGATATTCAAATGCCAAAATTAAATGGTTTGGAGTTTATTCAAAGAATTAGACAAAATGATAAGAAAGTACAAGTGATTGTAATATCTGCTTTTTCACATAAAGACTATTTGTTTAAAGCAATAGAACTGCAACTTGTAAAGTATTTGATTAAACCAGTTAAAGAAAATGAGTTTGAAGAAGCTTTGAATTTATGTATAGAGAGTATTACAAATAACACTTCTAATATTTATACTTTAAATGATGAATGTACCTTTGATATTTTTAATCATACACTAGTATACAAAAATGAAATTGTTAAACTACGAACAAAAGAGATAGACTTTCTAACTCTTTTACTTACAAATAAAAATAGATATGTATCTTATAGTGAAATAGAAAACTATGTATGGAATGATAGTGTTATGAGTAAAGATGCTTTAAAGACTTTAGTTAAGAATATAAAAACTAAAATTCCAAAAGAGCTAATATCAAATCTATCAGGAACTGGATATAAAATTGAATACGCTCATATATGA
- a CDS encoding sensor histidine kinase, with product MNTLIYDLNTILVYGITFGILIMTIVYTLIRYIYSKEMFYISYCFMQVFSLVYIVVYSKLFSISSVFQELALGFASLSAIVFAISFYEGKFFPKMRNFKELVFNTLLFNLVILSAFYHYMLFEYLPYSIIYAILFVSIIFNLKQEFKPTVIYVLGWSALCFILFVIDFKSVYIQSGYMDLVLLVFGIEAILFTISVAYRYNNLKIQSKSYEDMLLQQSRLAKSGEMIGNITHQFRQPLNNLSYILMNLKKRFEKQNLDEVYFEKKITQANSQLQFLSKTIDDFKEFYTPSKQKENFSVKESILSCLTILDSNLKKKNINLEFNINTDENIKIFGVKNELSQVVLAIVSNASDALSNTEKPNIKIDISSSNAEVIISIEDNAGGINKKNLGKIFEPYFTTKIDGSGIGLYLSKLIIEESFEGRIEVENKKEGAVFTLFFEKSFD from the coding sequence TTGAATACGCTCATATATGATTTAAATACAATACTTGTATATGGAATTACCTTTGGTATTTTGATTATGACTATTGTATATACCTTGATTAGATATATATACTCAAAAGAGATGTTTTATATTAGTTATTGTTTTATGCAAGTTTTCTCTTTAGTATATATAGTGGTATATAGTAAGCTTTTTTCTATAAGTTCAGTTTTTCAAGAATTAGCTTTAGGTTTTGCAAGTTTGAGTGCTATAGTATTTGCTATATCTTTTTATGAAGGCAAGTTTTTCCCTAAGATGAGAAACTTTAAAGAGTTAGTATTTAACACCCTACTTTTTAATCTTGTAATATTAAGTGCTTTTTACCACTATATGCTTTTTGAGTATTTACCTTATAGTATAATATATGCAATTTTATTTGTATCAATTATTTTTAATTTGAAACAAGAATTTAAACCTACTGTTATATATGTTCTTGGTTGGTCTGCTTTATGTTTTATATTGTTTGTAATAGACTTTAAAAGCGTTTATATACAAAGTGGATATATGGATTTAGTTTTATTAGTTTTTGGTATAGAAGCGATTCTTTTTACTATATCAGTTGCCTATAGATATAATAATCTAAAAATACAAAGTAAATCTTATGAAGATATGTTATTACAACAATCAAGATTAGCAAAATCAGGTGAAATGATTGGAAATATTACTCATCAATTTAGACAGCCATTGAATAACTTATCGTATATATTGATGAACTTAAAAAAACGCTTTGAAAAGCAAAATCTTGATGAGGTATATTTTGAGAAAAAAATCACACAAGCAAATAGCCAGTTACAGTTTTTATCAAAAACTATTGATGACTTTAAAGAGTTTTACACTCCTTCAAAACAAAAAGAAAACTTTAGTGTTAAAGAGTCAATATTAAGTTGTCTTACAATACTTGATTCAAATTTAAAAAAGAAAAATATTAATTTAGAGTTTAATATAAATACAGATGAAAATATTAAAATATTTGGAGTTAAAAATGAACTTTCACAAGTAGTACTTGCAATTGTATCAAATGCAAGTGATGCTTTAAGTAATACAGAAAAACCAAATATAAAAATAGATATTAGCTCTAGCAATGCTGAGGTTATAATTAGTATTGAAGATAATGCTGGCGGAATAAATAAAAAGAATTTAGGTAAAATTTTCGAGCCATATTTTACTACAAAGATTGATGGTTCTGGAATTGGTCTTTATTTATCAAAGTTAATTATTGAAGAGAGTTTTGAAGGAAGAATTGAAGTAGAAAACAAAAAAGAGGGAGCAGTTTTCACCCTCTTTTTTGAGAAATCATTTGACTAA